From Providencia sp. R33, a single genomic window includes:
- the citX gene encoding citrate lyase holo-[acyl-carrier protein] synthase, with the protein MFCPLPDTQEQFEIFLPELLASRDARQARQQQWIGLHQVTLISFTVVFPGAVKDNSLVRHVFNQGLNALKQVALCRQWVLLSQQSWALRTGPECLVAVDADAIDVKKALIEAEEFSPVGRLWDFDVFDAQGKQYSRSQLNLPVRRCLICEKEAKVCARHRTHPLADILLRIEELAHGTC; encoded by the coding sequence ATGTTTTGCCCACTGCCTGATACTCAAGAGCAATTTGAAATTTTCTTACCTGAGCTGCTAGCAAGCCGTGATGCCCGTCAGGCTCGTCAGCAACAATGGATTGGTCTCCATCAGGTAACCTTGATTTCATTTACTGTCGTTTTCCCGGGAGCAGTCAAAGACAACTCCCTTGTTAGACACGTGTTTAATCAGGGTCTAAATGCGCTTAAACAAGTTGCTTTATGCAGGCAGTGGGTACTTTTATCTCAACAATCATGGGCATTACGCACAGGGCCTGAATGTTTAGTTGCCGTGGATGCAGATGCCATTGACGTAAAAAAAGCGTTAATTGAAGCTGAAGAATTCTCCCCTGTGGGGCGTTTATGGGATTTTGATGTCTTTGATGCACAAGGGAAACAATATTCACGGAGTCAGTTAAATTTACCTGTAAGGCGTTGTTTAATTTGTGAAAAAGAAGCCAAAGTGTGTGCTCGTCATCGCACACATCCGTTGGCTGATATTCTTCTTCGCATTGAGGAGTTAGCCCATGGAACTTGTTAG
- the citG gene encoding triphosphoribosyl-dephospho-CoA synthase CitG, which translates to MELVSYSQTLSDQLTHYYSQLAWQAMLAEVNLTPKPGLVDKHNTGAHKDMALTDFHLSANAIARFFPSFIQAGAQHKDLPINQVLSKIRTIGIECETAMFRATQGVNTHKGSIFSLGLVLTAVGRLMALQQTVTPSAISQLVAGMCQGICTELMQPTQTPTAGQRLYQQFGFTGARGEAEGGYSLVINHALPFYLQQLAAQQDAEIALINTLILLMKVNDDTNIANRGGLDGLIWVKQQATELLQEGINHPDDLVKVKQFDQHCIQKNLSPGGSADLLILTWFFARLPRQGFGI; encoded by the coding sequence ATGGAACTTGTTAGTTATTCACAAACCCTAAGTGACCAACTCACGCACTATTACAGCCAGTTAGCTTGGCAGGCCATGCTCGCCGAAGTGAATTTGACCCCAAAACCGGGTTTAGTGGATAAGCACAATACAGGGGCGCATAAAGATATGGCACTAACGGATTTTCATTTAAGTGCCAATGCCATCGCCAGATTTTTCCCGTCATTTATTCAGGCTGGCGCACAACATAAAGATTTACCGATTAACCAAGTTTTAAGCAAAATTAGAACTATCGGAATCGAATGTGAAACTGCCATGTTCCGAGCAACTCAAGGGGTAAATACCCATAAAGGCAGCATTTTTTCATTAGGATTAGTGTTAACCGCGGTTGGCCGCTTAATGGCATTACAGCAAACCGTGACACCATCTGCGATTAGCCAATTAGTTGCTGGGATGTGCCAAGGAATTTGTACTGAATTAATGCAACCTACACAGACGCCAACAGCTGGTCAGCGGTTATATCAACAATTTGGTTTTACGGGTGCACGAGGGGAAGCCGAAGGCGGCTACTCATTAGTCATCAACCATGCATTACCGTTTTATTTACAGCAATTGGCAGCACAACAAGATGCTGAAATAGCTTTAATAAATACGTTAATACTATTAATGAAAGTTAATGATGATACCAATATTGCAAATCGCGGCGGCTTAGACGGTTTAATTTGGGTAAAACAGCAAGCAACAGAATTATTGCAAGAAGGTATTAATCACCCTGATGATTTAGTCAAAGTAAAACAATTTGACCAACACTGTATTCAAAAGAATTTAAGCCCAGGTGGCAGTGCAGATTTACTCATTTTAACATGGTTTTTTGCCCGTCTACCTAGACAAGGCTTCGGTATTTAG
- a CDS encoding anion permease, whose product MPKDKIWKLLLLIAIPIIIALIPTPAGLPHIAWLLFGLYLAAIVGLVLKPYSEPVILLATIAASAVIIGVTGTKDVKASEVLSGYASGTTWLVFAAFTLSAAFVITGLGKRLSYILIGKLGGTTLGLGYVTAILDLIIAPATPSNTARAGGIVFPIINSVAVALGSDPEKSPRKAGHYLLVNVYMVTKTTSYMFLTAMAPNALALAMMSDIMGIHLSWGGWALAASVPGLIMLILTPLMIYKLYPPELKKVNNKEIAAKGLADLGPMTMREKLLAIIFVIALCGWIFSDFIGVSASSVAIAVMALTLILGVVTWDDVLKNKGGWNTLIWYGGIISMSGVLTKAGFFKWLADTMSQYLSFGDQAMLAFFVIMFISVAIRYLFASGGAYVAAMVPVFATVGMVAGAPPMLLALGLLFSNAYGGSVTHYGGAAAPIVFGAGYNDIRSWWIIGGLVAFVSLFVHMTIGLGWWEILISMGLI is encoded by the coding sequence ATGCCAAAAGACAAAATCTGGAAACTGCTACTTCTGATAGCAATTCCAATCATTATCGCCTTAATACCGACCCCCGCAGGGTTACCGCATATCGCGTGGTTATTATTTGGTCTCTACCTCGCCGCTATTGTTGGATTGGTATTAAAACCTTATTCAGAACCGGTTATTTTATTAGCCACTATCGCCGCCAGCGCTGTGATTATTGGCGTGACTGGAACAAAAGATGTAAAAGCCAGTGAAGTGTTAAGTGGTTATGCATCAGGGACAACATGGTTAGTATTTGCGGCGTTTACGCTGAGTGCTGCATTTGTTATTACGGGTCTGGGTAAACGCCTTTCTTATATTTTGATTGGTAAATTGGGCGGTACGACATTAGGCCTTGGCTATGTGACTGCAATCCTTGACTTAATTATTGCCCCTGCAACGCCATCGAATACAGCTCGTGCGGGTGGGATTGTATTCCCAATCATTAACAGTGTGGCGGTGGCGTTAGGGTCTGATCCTGAAAAAAGCCCTCGTAAAGCAGGCCACTACCTATTAGTGAACGTGTATATGGTGACCAAAACCACCAGCTATATGTTCTTAACAGCGATGGCACCAAACGCTTTAGCATTAGCCATGATGAGTGACATTATGGGCATTCATTTAAGCTGGGGTGGATGGGCACTTGCAGCATCCGTTCCTGGTTTGATCATGCTGATTTTGACACCATTGATGATTTATAAACTGTACCCACCTGAACTCAAAAAGGTGAATAACAAAGAGATCGCAGCAAAAGGCTTAGCTGACTTAGGCCCGATGACCATGCGTGAAAAATTGTTAGCTATCATCTTCGTTATCGCGCTGTGCGGCTGGATTTTCTCTGACTTTATTGGTGTGAGCGCATCCAGCGTAGCTATCGCTGTCATGGCATTAACCTTAATTTTAGGTGTTGTTACATGGGATGACGTGCTGAAAAACAAAGGTGGCTGGAACACCCTGATTTGGTACGGTGGTATCATCAGTATGTCTGGCGTGCTGACTAAAGCGGGCTTCTTCAAATGGTTAGCCGACACCATGAGTCAGTACCTGTCTTTCGGTGACCAAGCCATGTTAGCCTTCTTTGTTATCATGTTTATCAGTGTCGCAATTCGTTACCTGTTCGCCTCAGGTGGTGCTTACGTTGCTGCGATGGTGCCTGTATTTGCTACAGTTGGCATGGTCGCAGGTGCACCTCCTATGTTACTGGCGTTAGGCTTACTGTTCTCTAACGCATACGGCGGAAGTGTAACGCACTACGGTGGTGCCGCAGCGCCAATCGTCTTCGGTGCAGGCTACAACGATATTCGTTCTTGGTGGATCATCGGTGGGTTAGTGGCATTCGTTAGCTTATTCGTCCACATGACTATCGGTTTAGGTTGGTGGGAAATCTTGATTAGCATGGGCCTGATTTAA
- a CDS encoding 4-oxalomesaconate tautomerase, with protein sequence MKKIPCTLMRGGTSKGVFLLADSLPTDIKQRDELILDIMGSGHPLQIDGIGGGSPQTSKVAIISRSEHPDADVDYLFAQVAITERIVDTAPNCGNMLCAVGPFALEKGLVPITDNVTTVRVRNVNTETFVNSTVQTPNGQVQYEGNTQIASVPGSAAPIALTFLNASGAKTGKLLPTGNAIDTIDGIEVSCIDMAVPIVLIDAPQLNKTGYESAAELESDNAFMQQLESIRIKAGAIMGLGDVTKKVIPKPILVSPATQGGTINVRYFMPQKCHGALAVTGAIAIATSTILPNNIAQRYVQSVDMKNIAIEHLSGKFEVTLNQQGDSPEGLQASIIRTARKLFEGDVFVL encoded by the coding sequence ATGAAAAAAATCCCATGCACCCTAATGCGCGGCGGCACATCAAAAGGCGTTTTTCTACTGGCTGACTCATTACCAACCGATATCAAACAACGTGATGAATTGATTTTAGATATTATGGGCTCGGGTCACCCTTTACAGATTGATGGCATTGGTGGTGGTAGCCCGCAAACCAGTAAGGTCGCCATTATCAGCCGCTCTGAACATCCTGATGCGGATGTTGATTATCTATTTGCCCAAGTGGCGATTACTGAGCGCATTGTCGATACTGCCCCAAATTGTGGCAATATGTTATGTGCTGTTGGCCCTTTTGCCCTCGAAAAAGGGTTAGTACCTATCACTGACAATGTGACTACAGTCCGTGTTCGTAATGTCAACACAGAAACCTTTGTCAATTCCACCGTACAGACCCCTAATGGCCAGGTTCAGTATGAAGGAAATACCCAAATTGCTAGTGTTCCGGGCAGTGCTGCTCCTATCGCCCTCACCTTTTTAAATGCCAGTGGTGCCAAAACGGGTAAATTATTACCAACAGGTAATGCCATCGATACCATTGATGGTATTGAGGTAAGCTGTATTGATATGGCGGTTCCCATCGTCTTAATCGATGCACCACAGTTGAATAAAACAGGTTATGAAAGTGCCGCAGAATTAGAATCCGATAACGCGTTTATGCAACAACTCGAGTCGATTCGCATTAAAGCAGGTGCCATAATGGGGTTAGGCGATGTCACGAAAAAAGTGATCCCTAAACCAATTTTAGTTTCACCCGCTACCCAAGGTGGCACCATTAACGTCCGTTATTTTATGCCACAAAAATGCCACGGCGCACTGGCGGTGACTGGGGCAATTGCTATCGCCACCAGCACCATTTTGCCAAATAACATTGCGCAGCGTTATGTTCAATCAGTGGATATGAAAAACATTGCGATTGAGCATTTAAGTGGCAAATTTGAAGTTACCCTGAACCAACAGGGGGATTCCCCTGAAGGATTACAGGCCTCGATAATTCGCACTGCCCGTAAGCTCTTTGAAGGGGATGTGTTTGTACTGTAA
- a CDS encoding AAA family ATPase, whose translation MSWQFTKSRDWAQLEAQFDFVRDMQNVPQDALHHAEGNVAIHTQMVLAALESLPEYQQLPELEQNIVWAAALLHDVEKRNTTREDEEGRIHSPGHAKKGELSARNILFRQVDTPFAVREKIAALVRFHGLPLWLMEKPDPERTLFAASLRVKMSLLCMLAKADAIGRTCEDKAELLARIELFELFCREQACWDKPKEFASLAGRFHYFHHQRGTPDYQPFEEEGSEVTMLCGLPGMGKDHFVKQFYPQTQMVCLDEIRREHKINPADRNAQGWVAQQGKEQAKQFLRTKTNFIWNATSLSASLRESMVSLFARYQAKVHIVYLEVPAKQWRQQNQQRKFAVPEQVMERMAGKLELPTPDEAYRVSYYINGEFVDLLD comes from the coding sequence ATGAGTTGGCAATTCACTAAAAGCCGCGATTGGGCTCAACTTGAAGCTCAGTTTGATTTTGTACGCGATATGCAAAATGTCCCGCAAGATGCACTGCACCATGCTGAGGGTAATGTGGCGATCCATACCCAAATGGTGCTTGCTGCACTGGAAAGTTTGCCAGAATATCAGCAACTTCCAGAACTTGAGCAAAATATTGTCTGGGCAGCAGCTTTGTTGCACGATGTGGAAAAGCGCAACACAACGCGGGAAGATGAAGAGGGGCGTATTCATTCACCGGGACATGCTAAAAAAGGCGAATTATCCGCGCGAAATATTTTATTTCGCCAAGTGGATACCCCATTTGCGGTGCGTGAGAAAATTGCGGCTCTTGTGCGTTTTCACGGCTTGCCTTTATGGCTGATGGAAAAGCCTGATCCAGAACGCACCCTCTTTGCTGCTTCGTTACGCGTAAAAATGTCCTTGTTATGTATGTTAGCAAAAGCGGATGCGATAGGTCGCACTTGCGAAGATAAGGCGGAATTATTAGCCCGAATTGAGTTGTTTGAGCTATTTTGCCGCGAACAAGCTTGTTGGGATAAGCCAAAAGAATTTGCTTCATTGGCAGGGCGATTTCATTATTTTCATCACCAAAGGGGAACGCCAGACTACCAACCTTTTGAGGAAGAAGGTAGTGAAGTCACCATGTTATGTGGCTTACCGGGGATGGGCAAAGACCATTTTGTGAAACAGTTTTACCCGCAAACTCAGATGGTGTGTCTTGATGAAATTCGCCGTGAGCACAAAATCAACCCAGCAGACCGAAATGCGCAAGGCTGGGTAGCGCAGCAAGGTAAAGAGCAAGCAAAGCAATTTTTGCGTACAAAAACGAATTTTATTTGGAATGCAACCTCCCTCAGTGCATCTTTGCGTGAAAGCATGGTGAGCTTGTTTGCTCGCTATCAAGCAAAAGTGCACATTGTGTATTTAGAAGTGCCAGCTAAGCAGTGGCGGCAACAAAACCAACAGCGGAAATTTGCTGTGCCAGAACAGGTGATGGAGCGAATGGCGGGTAAGTTAGAGTTACCTACCCCAGATGAGGCATATCGTGTGTCTTATTATATCAATGGGGAATTTGTCGATTTACTCGATTGA
- a CDS encoding RNA ligase family protein — translation MNMQSRKYGRTYHYPFSPGTTSDDRINSDWWSHIQNIDTLIHTEKLDGENNCLSRHGVFARSHGAPTQSAWSQQIRQRWQLIKDDLGNIELFGENLYAVHSIEYQHIEDYFYVFAVRQGEYWLSWEEVQFYAALFDFPTVPQLTLPVNKQMSEQEYARSLIAAASLDSKFIAHDTHTGQACSMEGIVSRDSRGFHVDGFMSHVFKYVRKNHVKTDIHWKRNWQRAKLAFERQGEQP, via the coding sequence ATGAATATGCAATCAAGAAAGTATGGTAGAACGTATCATTACCCGTTCTCACCCGGTACGACGAGCGACGATCGTATCAATAGTGATTGGTGGTCTCATATCCAAAATATCGACACGCTGATCCACACAGAAAAGCTCGATGGTGAAAATAACTGTTTGAGCCGCCATGGTGTTTTTGCGCGTTCTCATGGCGCACCGACACAATCCGCATGGAGCCAGCAAATTCGCCAGCGTTGGCAATTAATTAAAGACGATTTAGGAAATATTGAGCTATTCGGTGAAAACCTCTATGCAGTGCATTCCATTGAATATCAACATATTGAAGATTATTTTTATGTGTTTGCGGTACGCCAAGGGGAGTATTGGCTAAGTTGGGAAGAAGTGCAGTTTTATGCAGCATTGTTTGATTTTCCCACTGTGCCACAACTTACGTTGCCCGTGAATAAACAGATGAGTGAGCAAGAGTATGCACGCTCATTAATTGCGGCGGCATCATTAGATAGCAAATTTATTGCCCATGATACTCATACAGGCCAAGCCTGTAGCATGGAGGGCATTGTTAGCCGTGATAGCCGAGGTTTTCATGTGGATGGCTTTATGTCTCATGTGTTCAAATATGTGCGTAAAAATCACGTGAAAACAGACATTCACTGGAAGCGAAACTGGCAAAGAGCCAAGTTGGCGTTTGAGCGACAAGGAGAGCAGCCATGA